A region of Vibrio chagasii DNA encodes the following proteins:
- the recF gene encoding DNA replication/repair protein RecF produces MPLSRLIVKQFRNIEACDIQPSSGFNFLIGPNGSGKTSVLEAVYLLGHGRSFKSSLTGRIIQNECSELFVHGRFMTSDQFELPIGINKQRDGTTEVKISGQTGQKLAQLAQVLPLQLIHPEGFDLLTDGPKHRRAFIDWGVFHSESGFYDAWGRVKRLNKQRNALLKTATHYRELSYWDQELACLAESISEWRATYVNQLKEVAEEICATFLPEFEIKINYYRGWDKDTPYAEILEKNFERDQQLGYTFSGPNKADLKIKVNGTPVEDVLSRGQLKLMVCALRVAQGQHLTQMTGKQCIYLIDDFASELDSQRRARLAECLKATEAQVFVSSITADQIADMHDENSRMFHVEHGKIEQG; encoded by the coding sequence ATGCCACTCTCTCGTCTAATCGTTAAGCAGTTTAGAAATATTGAAGCCTGTGACATTCAACCGTCATCAGGCTTTAACTTTCTTATAGGGCCTAACGGAAGCGGTAAAACCAGTGTCCTTGAAGCGGTATATCTGCTCGGCCACGGTCGCTCATTTAAGAGTTCCCTAACGGGACGCATCATACAAAATGAGTGTAGCGAGCTGTTTGTGCACGGCCGTTTTATGACCTCGGATCAATTTGAGCTGCCAATTGGCATTAATAAGCAGCGCGATGGTACAACAGAGGTTAAAATAAGCGGTCAAACTGGGCAAAAACTCGCGCAGTTAGCGCAAGTCTTACCTTTGCAGTTGATTCACCCGGAAGGGTTTGATTTACTGACAGATGGACCTAAGCATCGACGCGCATTCATTGATTGGGGAGTCTTCCACAGTGAATCGGGTTTCTATGATGCATGGGGCAGGGTAAAGCGCCTCAATAAGCAGCGAAACGCCTTATTGAAAACGGCAACACACTATCGAGAGCTGAGCTACTGGGACCAAGAACTGGCCTGTTTAGCGGAAAGCATCAGTGAGTGGCGTGCCACCTACGTCAATCAGCTTAAAGAAGTCGCCGAAGAGATCTGCGCGACCTTCCTACCTGAGTTTGAGATAAAGATTAACTATTATCGCGGCTGGGACAAAGATACCCCATACGCCGAGATATTAGAGAAGAATTTTGAAAGGGATCAGCAGCTTGGTTACACCTTTAGTGGACCAAACAAAGCGGACCTGAAGATAAAAGTGAACGGCACTCCAGTGGAAGATGTCTTGTCACGAGGTCAATTGAAGTTGATGGTGTGTGCGTTGCGAGTAGCACAAGGGCAGCACCTCACTCAAATGACAGGTAAGCAGTGCATCTATTTAATAGATGACTTCGCTTCCGAATTAGATAGCCAACGCCGCGCACGTCTTGCTGAGTGTTTAAAGGCGACCGAGGCTCAAGTTTTTGTAAGCTCTATTACCGCTGATCAGATTGCAGATATGCATGATGAAAATAGCAGGATGTTTCATGTGGAACATGGCAAAATAGAGCAAGGATAA
- the dnaN gene encoding DNA polymerase III subunit beta yields the protein MKFTIERSHLIKPLQQVSGALGGRPTLPILGNLLIKVEDNVLSMTATDLEVELISRVTLEGDFEAGSITVPSRKFLDICRGLPDNSVITVVLDGDRVQVRSGRSRFSLATLPAADFPNIEDWSSEVEVSVTQAELRGLIEKTQFSMANQDVRYYLNGMLFEIEGSTLRSVATDGHRMAVSQAQLGADFAQKQIIVPRKGVQELVKLLDAPEQPVTLQIGNSNVRAEVNNYVFTSKLVDGRFPDYRRVMPQNTTKTLEAGCDELRSAFSRAAILSNEKFRGVRVNLADSEMRITANNPEQEEAEEMLDVTYDGDALEIGFNVSYVLDVLNTLRCEQVRISMSDANASALIENAQDDSAMYVVMPIRL from the coding sequence CTGATTAAGCCGTTACAACAAGTGTCTGGCGCGCTAGGTGGCAGGCCAACACTTCCAATTCTAGGAAACCTACTGATTAAGGTAGAAGATAACGTGTTGTCGATGACAGCAACGGACCTAGAAGTTGAACTGATTAGCCGTGTAACGCTTGAAGGTGATTTCGAAGCGGGCAGCATTACAGTACCTTCTCGTAAATTCCTAGATATCTGCCGTGGTTTACCTGATAACTCAGTGATCACTGTGGTATTGGATGGCGACCGTGTTCAAGTACGCTCTGGTCGTAGCCGTTTTTCACTGGCAACTTTGCCAGCGGCCGATTTTCCTAATATTGAAGACTGGAGCAGCGAAGTTGAAGTGTCTGTGACACAAGCTGAACTGCGTGGTCTTATCGAAAAAACTCAATTCTCAATGGCGAACCAAGACGTTCGTTACTACCTCAACGGTATGTTGTTTGAGATTGAAGGTTCGACTTTACGCAGTGTGGCGACTGATGGTCACCGTATGGCGGTATCGCAAGCTCAGCTTGGTGCTGATTTTGCACAGAAGCAGATCATCGTGCCTCGTAAAGGTGTGCAAGAGCTAGTGAAGCTATTGGATGCGCCTGAGCAACCAGTAACGCTGCAAATTGGTAACTCAAACGTGCGTGCTGAAGTGAACAACTATGTCTTCACTTCGAAGCTGGTTGATGGTCGCTTCCCTGATTATCGCCGCGTAATGCCGCAAAATACCACCAAGACACTAGAAGCTGGCTGTGATGAACTACGTTCAGCGTTCTCTCGTGCAGCGATTCTGTCGAATGAAAAATTCCGTGGTGTTCGCGTGAACCTTGCAGATAGCGAGATGCGCATTACCGCCAACAACCCAGAGCAAGAAGAAGCCGAAGAGATGCTAGACGTGACTTATGATGGTGACGCGCTAGAGATCGGCTTCAACGTAAGCTATGTACTTGATGTATTGAATACACTGCGTTGTGAACAGGTTCGTATCTCAATGTCAGACGCGAACGCGAGTGCCTTGATTGAAAATGCACAAGATGACAGCGCAATGTACGTTGTTATGCCAATCCGTCTATAG